AGCATGGCCACTAATTCTCAATTCTTTTCGAGCAGAGCAGAATTTAACGAGTCGGATTTAGGCTCGCTCGTTGTGGTTTCGTTCTACAAATTCGCTAATTTGCCTGACCATGCTGATTTCAGGAAGCCTTTGAAGGATCTCTGCGAAGAATTGGTATGTCGTTTCTTCTATCTCAATccaaattttagatatttgatATGAAAGATTAAGTCTTTTTCCCAATCTACTCCCTTATTGAGTGACTTAAGAGTAGTGTTGTATTGAGCAAGAAGCAGTAATAGGTAgggctgttgttgttgtttcatcaGCGTGTTTCAGGTGGAATCATTCTTGCACCAGAAGGGATCAATGGAAGTGTCTGTGGGATTCGTGAATCAGTGGAGAGAGTGTTGGCGTTTATACAGAGAGATGTCAGATTGAATGGTTTGAGGCAAATTGAGACACCTGTGAGtcctgaagaagaagcaattcaCCATGGACATAGCAGTAGCTCTCCTCTTGCAGCTGGTGAAGATGCTCCGTTTAGATGGGATCATGTTAGGGTCAAACTCAAGAATGAGGTACAATTTTTGTCTCCTTGAAGTTGAAAAACTGGAGTTTTGTAGTTTGTcaagagttgttttttttacttttgaaatCTCTGTGCAGATTGTTACGCTTGGAATGCCCAGTGTCTCGCCAATTGAAAAAGTTGGAACATATGTGAGCCCTGAAGAATGGAATGAACTGATCAGTGATCCAGAAACTGTGAGACCTCTTCTTTTTCTATCTGGTAGCAAGTTTAgtcaagaaaacattgaatagtAAATAGAGATTTGCTTCTGTGTTTGTGTATCTTGCTTTCAATTTCTAGTTCACTCTGAATAGAATGTCTATGCATAGAGAAAAAGTTATGATGTTGTCTTTGTTTACTCTTGGTATGTCATAGTCTGTAGATCTATGATAACAGATCTTTGAAATTGTCGAATTACTTTTGTGTTTTAAGGTAGTGATTGATGTGCGCAATACCTATGAGACTAGAATTGGGAAGTTTAAAGGAGCTGTAGATCCATGTACCACAGCTTTCAGAAATTTCCCATCTTGGGTGGAGAATCAATTTGCGTTGAAGCAAGAAGGCAATGAAACGCAAGAAAATGTGGAGAAAAAGGATATTTCTGAAACCAAAGCTGAAAAACCGAAGACGCTGCCACGGATTGCTATGTACTGCACTGGAGGAATCAGATGTGAGAAAGCTTCAAGCCTCCTCCTTAGCCAAGGTTTCGAAGAGGTAACGTAATACAAAATCTGACCATTGAGCTGTTGATTTTCAGAGGTACTTAAAAgatcaaaaccattttttttccaTCAGGTGTATCATCTGAAAGGTGGGATATTAAAGTACCTTGAAGAAGTCCCTAAAACAGAGAGTTTATGGGAAGGCGAATGCTTTGTGTTCGACAAGCGTGTTTCCGTGGAACATGGTCTAGCTCAAGGAACACATAAACTCTGCTATGGATGCAAGCAGCCTATAAGTGATGAAGACATGGAAGCTCCAGAGTACGAGTATACAGTCTCTTGCCCGTACTGTTACTCCAAGAAATccgaagaggagaaagaaagagcaaGAGCGAGGCAGACANGAAGTCCCTAAAACAGAGAGTTTATGGGAAGGCGAATGCTTTGTGTTCGACAAGCGTGTTTCCGTGGAACATGGTCTAGCTCAAGGAACACATAAACTCTGCTATGGATGCAAGCAGCCTATAAGTGATGAAGACATGGAATCTCCAGAGTACGAGTATGCAGTCTCTTGTCCGTACTGTTACTCCAAGAAATccgaagaggagaaagaaagggCAAGAGCGAGGCAGACACAGTTTGAGGAATGGGGCGTAATTGGTGGTCCTGACAAGGGTCGTCGACCAGCCACTAAACCAGATAGTCCAATGAAGAAGAACAATGCAAAGCTTGGTTCTTCAATATTAGAATGACATTCTGATtgtatgatatttgttttgttgttcctTCTTGAAACCAAATTATTGCATTGTTAcatttgataattgatatagttgttttgttcttttggagTTGATATAAGCTTTGAGAGCACATcaacaaattagaaaaaagtaaaaaaaaacggCGTGGTCTTTAAGTTTGCACGTGAGACGGCATGAAGTGTAATAGTGACCTTTGACTAGGTCTTTTTAATGTCGAAACATTCCTCAAATTGATTTATCGTCATTTTCGTTTAAGGAGATCTTTTGAGTGGGGTTTGATCGGAATTTTGAAAGCGAAGGAGAGAGATCGAAGCAGTAATGGCAGGAACAGCTGGTTTGCTCAAGGTCGTGAAGCCGAAGATTCAACCGGTGGATATCCAAGCCGCCGCTGGATGGGGAATCGCCGCCGCAGCCGGTGCCATCTGGGTTGTCCAAGTAAGCCTGTCTCGATCTCTTGTTCCTCCGGCAATAGATCTTTTTAGCTAGCTTTGTCTTCAAATTTGGGTTTCACGAATTCTGTTCTTATTCTGGGATCTCTCCTTAGCCTATTGTTTACATCTCTGGTAAAATTGATAGCTTGATTTGGACGAAAGATGTGATTTTTCATAATTGATGATTGTTTAACACTTTCAAAGTTTGGTACTTGCCTCGACCTCTCTGTAAAGGCGGTATTTTTATGAGCATCGTTACATATAATTGCTGTTCATGAAAGGATTGATTCGATTTGGTGGTAGTCTGTATCTTTGTAAATGGTTGTATCTGTACTCGGAATTAACTTGTTCAATTTGTTTTCCATGTACAAATTGATGTCGGTTTCATTCAGATTAGTCTCCCACTTCAAAATTCACAAATGCGTTGCTTTTAGTTTTAGGCTCTTTATGTAGTCTTTTTAGCTCCTATTGCTCCTTGCTTTACGCAGCTTCATTGTAATGATAACAGAATTGCACTGGTTGGACGAATTAGATTCTTTGTTAGTCACAATTTGCTCAATCTGTGGTTTGGTGTTACGAAGAGATTAGGCCCTTAAGCTCATGACCCTTTTGTACTAATCTTCTTTCTGAACTCGTTTTGGTTTGTATCTGAGTCTCTGACATATTCTTTATCATTACAGCCATTTGATTGGATAAAGAAGACATTCATTGACCCACCTCCAGTTGAAGAAAAGTGAGAAAATCACCAAGATTTAAGACAAAGTGGAGAATTTTCCTGTTTCTAAGTTTGTTATCGCCTCTTTGGCGTGGAGCTGAATAaatttttggttcttttctgGGGATTTGTGGTTTCATTTCTTCAATGTGGTAGACTGACTTGTCTTCTCAAATgttataacaaaagaaaagcacATTACTCAGGTTATTTGAAAAGAGAACCAGTTTTGCATTTATCTTATGTTCTCGTTTCCATAAAAGTACATAAGATTATGGATAATAAGAGACTTGTGATGATAGAGATTAAGAGCAGATTGTTTGGATATTTAATTGGTTATTTTAGATATAATCCTAACGCAGCAATATGCCAATATCTATTGCAAATTTGCAATACAATGaattaatgaagaaaaaagtCCTATTCTTTGCCCAAGTTTCTAAAAAGCCTGCTATAGTTACATTATGAATGTAGACAACACGAGAGAAAGAGTTTACTTTTGGACTGCTTCtctcttcaccatcttcttatGTACAGACAGCGAGACGCGTTTGTAGTTGATGATCAtgtacaaaatatatttggCTGGAACCAATCTTTCTGCAACCTTTTTCATGATCATGATGCGTTTGTAGTTGATGAGGATGCATTACTTTCCTTCATCCTCCTCTCAGCTGCTAATGCTGCAGCAACTGAGGGCGGTAGATCTCTCAGATTCTTCTGTCTTTCTCCCGTGTTTTCTTCCATCTCTGCTGTTTCTGCTGCTGGTGAAGCAAATAGAGATTCGAGATCTCTCAGTGTCAAGAACTGTTGATCTTGATTTTTTGTATTCCTGCTGCTGAATGAATTTAAGTTTGTATTCTTATTTCTGTTCAGTTTGTAGATGCTTTCTTCCACTGTGCCCGTTACCTGGTTCCACAATAAAAAGCGAGGTCAAGATCAAAGTGAATCACATCAGGTAGGATCTTGAAGCTGTACAAGACCAAGGTGGCAAACAAAGCAGATACACTAACCAGGAAACGATGAACTAGAGTAGGTTTCTCTTGCCCAATCCGGTGAACACGACCAACAGCTTGCGCTTCCGCAGCCGGATTTAGAAGCGGTTCCACCAGAATTACATGCTGCGCCTCTAGAAGATTAAGACCGTTGGCACCATGCTGCACCAAAAGCAATAGGACTTGAAttgattttgtgtcttttggATGGGAGTTTGTCTTTTGGGTTTCTTTCTCAGATTCCTTGAATTTGCTAATGGCTGTCTGTGATTTCCTGCATTTCCATGGAATCAAAGTTACATACATCCCTTAGGTTACCTATATGCCACTTTCGATGGATTCATCATTAAAGTTCTCACTACATTACCTGCCTCCTTGCATCCGGATAAAGGTGATGCTATTGGCAGCGAAGGCATGTTCTAACACATCAAGAACATCTTTCCAGCTGGAAAAAACTAGAACCTTCGCTTGTGGGTCACTTGACTTGATCCATAAGATTCTTCTAGTAACAGCTTCGATCTACAGCCCCAAAACAACAGATGAGAAAAGAAGTACTTCTTGTGCACTAATCTTACAAGCAAGGATACTAACCTTTGTTCCATATGAACCTTGAACCACCAATGATGCTTCATTGTCTTTGTGATCTTGATCTGACGAAGAACTGTCTCGTCTGTCATCAGCAAATGCAATATTTCTAACATCTGTATGTTGCCTGCATATTGGACACATCACCCACTTTTGCTGCGTTTCTTGTACAGATTTTCGCTCAGTCATAGCAAAAAAGCCTGTGTCAACGAATACAAAGAAGTATATATTGTTAACATTCTGAAGTTTGGTTCAGGAAGATGCATTAGATAGACATCAAATGATCAAAAGGTCAAAGTAATTACAGTTACAGCAAGTGGAATGCCCGCACTGGAAAACCATCTTCTGATTCCGTAGGATTTCTTGACATATCGGGCATGCTTCATCTCTCTTAAGAAGGTTTTCGCCATCCTGTTCAACAGGATCTGAAGCCTTGACTGTTTCCTGTATGGGTGAGGAACGATCTGGATTCTCTAATTCTTGTTTCTGCTTGGATTTCATCAAACCCTGAAACGGCAAAAAACTTGttcaatattttatacaaaatcaaaGTAGAGAAGAATCACAAAGACATAAATAAAGCTTCTTGTGAATATATAGATTTGAAATGGGTACAGCTCTGGAGCTAGAGTTGCAAAATAGATGTGGTCAAATGTCCCTCTCCACGTAAACTTCTAGATAGTAACACAGAAATAAATGACTTCTCTGCATGATATAAAAACACTAAAGCTTACAGATTTACCTTCAAATAACGAAGTTTTCCTTTTATACTAAGCAACGAGGATTGAGCCATAAATTTATCATTTGTGTTCAGTACACTAGCAACATCTAACTCATCTTGGCTCAAAGCATAGAGCGATGTGTCATCTTCAGATTCTCTAAGCTGTAGTCTCATTGTTGACATGTTAATCTCATCGTAGGCTCGTAGGAGTTGAGCTTGAGCCCTACCCAAAGCCCTTGCATGTGCATATTCCTTTCGCATCACCTTAATTAAGATAAGCAAAATTGGAAATGTCAGAAct
The Camelina sativa cultivar DH55 chromosome 6, Cs, whole genome shotgun sequence genome window above contains:
- the LOC104792940 gene encoding rhodanese-like domain-containing protein 7 isoform X1, translated to MLRYCHWRFPPSLVAARMLSSPQPPHSHSSFSSAGVNSSSVDKNSKPELLFPQYQSQNLSSSPSTSSLKSTVACSSAGAIRRSMATNSQFFSSRAEFNESDLGSLVVVSFYKFANLPDHADFRKPLKDLCEELRVSGGIILAPEGINGSVCGIRESVERVLAFIQRDVRLNGLRQIETPVSPEEEAIHHGHSSSSPLAAGEDAPFRWDHVRVKLKNEIVTLGMPSVSPIEKVGTYVSPEEWNELISDPETVVIDVRNTYETRIGKFKGAVDPCTTAFRNFPSWVENQFALKQEGNETQENVEKKDISETKAEKPKTLPRIAMYCTGGIRCEKASSLLLSQGFEEVYHLKGGILKYLEEVPKTESLWEGECFVFDKRVSVEHGLAQGTHKLCYGCKQPISDEDMEAPEYEYTVSCPYCYSKKSEEEKERARARQTQFEEWGVIGGPDKGRRPATKPDSPMKKNNAKLGSSILE
- the LOC104792940 gene encoding rhodanese-like domain-containing protein 7 isoform X2, coding for MLRYCHWRFPPSLVAARMLSSPQPPHSHSSFSSAGVNSSSVDKNSKPELLFPQYQSQNLSSSPSTSSLKSTVACSSAGAIRRSMATNSQFFSSRAEFNESDLGSLVVVSFYKFANLPDHADFRKPLKDLCEELRVSGGIILAPEGINGSVCGIRESVERVLAFIQRDVRLNGLRQIETPVSPEEEAIHHGHSSSSPLAAGEDAPFRWDHVRVKLKNEIVTLGMPSVSPIEKVGTYVSPEEWNELISDPETVVIDVRNTYETRIGKFKGAVDPCTTAFRNFPSWVENQFALKQEGNETQENVEKKDISETKAEKPKTLPRIAMYCTGGIRCEKASSLLLSQGFEEVYHLKGGILKYLEEVPKTESLWEGECFVFDKRVSVEHGLAQGTHKLCYGCKQPISDEDMESPEYEYAVSCPYCYSKKSEEEKERARARQTQFEEWGVIGGPDKGRRPATKPDSPMKKNNAKLGSSILE
- the LOC109133517 gene encoding ubiquinol-cytochrome c reductase complex 6.7 kDa protein-like, which translates into the protein MAGTAGLLKVVKPKIQPVDIQAAAGWGIAAAAGAIWVVQPFDWIKKTFIDPPPVEEK